GATCTCTAGAAGTAGATAAGTACTTATAACAAATAAATCAATCgacataaaaaaatgaaatcattatcaatttttttctttattttaaattgcagTATAATATACAATTTCCAAATTATTTTCAGATCTCTTTAATGCCCAAAGTATAATGGCTAAAGAATTAGATTTATCCGATTTTCCTGGAAGTATAAACTTTCAAATTGGATTCACGCAAGCTACTCTACTTATGAAACCGATTCAGAATTTAATAAacgatgaaaatgaaaaattcgaCACTGTCGTTGTTGAATGGATGTACAATGAATTGGGATCTGGGTGAGGTATttttgtgatttaaaaaaaaatgcaagcTCCGACATATTATTTAGTTTGTACAGGGTGTTCGGACTTTAAATTATAAGAAATTgggatttttttaatgatgtTATTGAGTTTCTGCCTTGTTTAAAAGTTTgtcaaagtaaattttattttaatttattttcagactAGCTGCCGTATTCGACTGTCCACTAATATGGTCATCATCTATGTCACCGCATACTTTTGTATTGTCTTTACTAGGCGAATTCATTAACCCAGCATATACTTTCCATCTCCATACGACAGAGAGATTGTACAGTTTTGCCGAACGGGTACGCCAGTTATGGAAATCAATGCACACTCGGTATTATATCTGGTAAGTTTTATTTGTCTGGTAAGTTACATCGATGAGAAATAACGTTGATTGCTAACAGAGGAATTTACAATCACAAATCAAACCTTTCAGATAGATATATCATCTGATAAAAATAATCTATGAGTTGACTGTTGCTTGTTGCGTTCTTAAGTATGAGATTAGTAAGCTACGTAAATACATTGGATTCTTTAATAAGTATGGGAAGGACATTGTTAAgaattataactttttaaaatcagGTCCATGACAGATCATCACGAGAAAATATACCAGAATATTTTTGGACCAGCCATACTGAAAAGAGGGCGAAAACCACCTTCCTACGACGAAGTCAGGTATAATGCGTCCTTGATGCTGGGGAATGGGAATGTCGTATCCAGCGATTCCTTCCCCTTACCAAAAAATTACAAGGACATTGGAGGATATCACATCATAGATGTAGATAAGCCATTACCGGAGGTATAGAATTATTTGGTTAAAATGTTATTCACTGATATATTCATTGTTTTTGATGATGATACAGATTATTATGCTCAACTTTTACAGAATTTAAAGCAAATTATGGATAAGGCTGCAAATGGAGTCATCTATCTGAGTTTTGGTTCAGTCTTGAGAGTATCGAGTATGTCCGAAAACTATAGAAATTCAATTTTAGatgtattaaaaaatacaaatcgtACCGTTATATGGATAGCTGATGTGAATCTTCCAAATTTACCAGAAAATGTGCACATGATGAAATGGGCACCACAACTAAGTATTttaggtaaaatattattttaatattataaccgTATTATTATTACCGTACTATTATTATGACGTACTAGGTGCAAGCTTCGTCCaatacttatcagttatcaccatAATTGAGGACTACCTCAAAGCCAGTTTTTCATAAGCATAACtctcaaaacattaatatcaaTTTGCAGCTCATCCGAattgtattttgtttataaCCCACGCCGGTCTTCTATCTCTCACTGAGGCGATATATTTCGGCGTGCCTGTGATTGGAGTACCATTTTTCGCTgaccaattttataatattgacaAAGCGGCTGAAGCTGGATTTGGTAGAAAATGTGTACTAGATGGTATTTCGACTGAAAACTTGAAAATAGCAATAGAAGATGTATTAGAGAATCCGAGGTAATTTTTTAGatcaattcatttatttttctatattcattttaaatttcttagaatattttttttttaatgaaataagggggcaaacgaggagagggtcacctgatggaaagcaacatccgtcgcccatggacactcgcagcaccagaagagctgcaagtgtgttgccggccttttaagagggaatagggtaataggggagggtagggaagggaagggaataggggaggccTCCAGGAAACTCATtccctcggcgaaacacagcgcaagcgctgtttcacgccggttttctgtgagaacgtggtatttctccggtcgagccggcccattcgtgccgaagcatggctctcccacgtatcaatttactataattataattgtactaAAGCATGCAATCCGAAACAAAATCCACACTGCAGTGACTCCTTAACCTCATTTTTTTTCAGGTACCTCGAACGGGCCAAACAGCTATCAGATACTTACCACCACCGACTAGCATCACCAGGCAAGGAGCTAGTGTACTGGATAGAACACGTCATTCGTACAAACGGAGCACCACATTTGAGATCCAATTCCCTGAAAGTGGAATGGTACAAAATTTACTATTTGGACCTTTTGGCTGTTATAGTCTTAGTattcatattaataattttagtattaaaacgCATTTTAagtttactaaataaaaatgaaataaaatcaaaGATTAATTAGTACAATGTTTTTTCTTTCTCAATTTTTTAATGCCTAAAGGCACCAGTACCAGTACTATGATCAATAAATTAACATTCAGAATTTCTAAAGCGTTATTTGTTcaattcaaaattaattaagtCGAAGTTTGGGCACataaaaatagatattattaatattgtaaatcgATCAAAATGTCGGAAAGTTTCATGGATGACTGAATTATAGATATCAAACTGGTTGGTAAAGGCCATTCCGCTACAGACGGCCTTCaacgagaatttttaaaatgagtattagttacattttttaattggaaTATACGTTAGAAGATgtgtatttactaaaaaaaaacaacttttatcGGTAAAAAATGGAATTCGAATAATTTAGAGCGTTTTTAAACAATATCATCTAAGGGACGCGATGTTTTttcccatatttttaaattaaaatagagtatatttcaaatcaatgtttagTTATAGTATAGTTATACAACAATACGTCGAaatcttttgtataaattacactattcaatcgttttgagtgatttagacgattaattttgtcaggccagtaaacaactgaaaattaaaaaaactacaatttagtagttttattacaaaattattagtataattatatattccatgtcgaaaatttttaaatttgttagagAATTACGATTTCACCTTTAACATATTTGAGAATTTTGATGTTGCGCCCGCGATCGtagaaatgttaataatttctagtacttattactataattacttttatctagTTACTTACATggtttctttgttttatgctaTTTTGAAATAGAGGCAAGTCattttgtaaaagtttcgcactaattcaattcaattcaattcatttatttcagattTTCATCCATAGTGTTAGTTACAACAATATGTCCTTATTCTAGTGTTAGTAAACTAAACAGTATTCACATATGTACTCATCACAGTTCTTAATGGAGGGTCaaattggttgcacccgcgacaTCACTTCAAACCTGCTTTGTGGCCCTTCCTACATTTGATGaggttttcatttataaatcattgttaaactagttaaaatgtatcccttcaagggatattttatttataaatatgctTCATTTTGCCTGTAGGAAGCGAAATAAGTGTGTCAaactgttgcacccgcgataatggaatcacCCTAAAGTAAAAAATTGGGGTTTTTGAAGCGAATTAGATATATaaacttactttaaataattgtaattatcTGTATTTAATGCtaaatagagtttttttttattttttctactaTTCAAAAAGTAGACATTGAAGTAGCATCATGATACTATTTCATTACATCGTTATAGCAATGATTTTGAAAACTTGCGTTAGTTATAGAATTTTAGTATTTTTCTCAGTGCCTGCAAAGAGCCACAGTATTCTAGGGGAAGGCTATGTGAGATATTTGTTGGAAGCTGGACATAACGTAAGTATGATTTGGGTtatcttataatttttaaaattctcgtgtcacaatgttagttactgtactcctccgaaacgaatttactgatttttaccaaattttatatgcatgttcAGTAGGtccgagaatcggctactgggtactttttatattgataagttctCTCAGAATAATGTTCtctatggaatattgttctcatctctgggcaggagcgccaaaataccaactgctccctctggatcgtatccaacgaagggccgctcgaattgttgactgccatagtatttgaaacagcttggacccctaggaattacgccgagatgtagcttcactctgtatcctctatcggttgtatcacggggagtgctctgaggaattgttcggtatcataccacctgcaacttttcgctatcgtcccacgcgaaaaatataccatcctcatcgccttgatgagtggcagtcttccaccgtgcgttactcgcgtaactttctgccgcgcactgtaaaactctggaacgaactgtcaccagcagtatttccggacatataaagccggcaacgcacctgcagctcttctaatgttgcgaatgtccatgggcgacggtagttgctttccatcaggtgacccatttgctcgtttgccccttattttataaaaataataataatctatactaatattataattgggaagggtttgtttgtttgtttgaacgcgctaatctcaggaactactggtccgatttgaaaaattctttcagtgttagatagtccatttatcgaggaaggctataggttatattttattacgctaaaactaataggagcgaagaaatagaggaaagtgtggaaaaacgggagaaattatttgaaatggcttatttgaacgcgttaatctcaagaactactggttcgatttaaaaaattctttcagtgttaaatagcccatttatcgagaaaggttataggctatattttattacgctaagactaataggggcgaagaagtagaggaaaatgtggaaaaaaacgggggaaattatttgaaagggcttatctcacgaactactggagcaatttttttgttatttggcacagataagaagtagacaatgtgaaggatcataggctattttttgtggactaatttgtctgtgaaatatctaatttacgcgggcgtaGCTGCGCGGAACTTTATATTttgcgtggtcacgacatcacgcgtaaacggctggacccattttgctgaaatttggtataaagatactttgagtcccgaaaaagaacataggttacattttgtcccggaaaaatatacggttactgcacaatatacttttatgatttgcgcgtaaactattcaatctattttgatggatttggtatggagatattttgagtctcgggaaaggacaaggaatactaattttgtcccggaaaatgtgcggatcccacataatatacttttctggTTTGCGcataaacgactcaatcgatgtacgggaacaactataaactaaagtccacgcggacgaagtcgcgggcaaaagctagtaaataatacttagtaaattattacaactcgagactgagggcgaccattgtttgtgcgacgggatagcgatggacgacaacatacttatttagtcacttcaataaaataatatgggcgaaatactttatattattatggcaaagccacgtttgccgggacggctagtaattaatatatacgactagatgtcccgcgcggcttcgcccgcgtaaattaggaatttcacagaaaccgtacattttcgaataaaaatagctataaatactcctttcacgtggtctactctatataagtgccaaatattgctccagtagttcgtgatataaaccctttctaatattttccccgtttttaccacattttcctgagtttcttcggtcgtattagtcttagcgtgatagtataatacatactaatattataaatgcgaaagtatctcagtctgtctgtctgtctcgctttcacgccaaaactactgaaccgattgcaataaaattttgtacacagttattctagagtctgagaaaggacttaggctacattttgatgtgggaaaatatcttatttccatgaaaatatcgatgaaaatgaattcgcattgcgcgtggccagcgctcatcccgggggtcctgggttcgagtcccgcaggcggaacaaaaagttttcaatgttcctgggtcttggatgtgtattaaaataaaatttcaaaaatcttaaatatattttatgtataatactagctgttgcccgcgacttcgtccgcgtggacttcagtttatagcgcgcgatgtcaacaaaattggtgtcaaaagcttttattaaaaaaaaccctggtaccccttaaatcaatacagctgtgcagtgtgcacacaataagaatttcatttttttatattaaactttatattttatgccaaattttaaagcttatttagccctccaattacacaactttacccataaactatttatcattgatagatttaaggttacgtcactgcacagataaagtactgagttatttaataccgtagaatatatataaaaatcgaaaaaaatcgaaacttaaatgtaagatgataccacgtcttatagaaagacttttgagcaagcgtcagcgcgatgtagaagacgcacggcaccatctattatgaattattggaactaacttaatttgaacaaatttacgcattttcaccccctgacaacccttttttccagtaaaaaagtagcctatgtcctttctcaggctttagactatctgtatacaaaatttcattacaatcggttcggtagttttggcgtttggcgtgaaagcgagactgacagacagacagagatactttcgcatttataatattagtatagattatgtgcacactgcacagctgtttttgggtattttgattaatcaagggccgcgctacaccggaatggcagcggcgaggcgagcactttcagcgctgccattccggtgtagcgcggccctaagatggggtaccacttacctaccagggttttaaaaagtttttaaaagacacaaattttgttaacaccgcgcgctataaactaaagtccacgcagacgaagtcgcgggcaacagctagtataatataatatagcctatagccttactcgataaatgagatatctaacactgaaataagtttttaaatcggacctgtagttcctgagattagcatattcaagcaaacatactcttcaggtttataatattaagtatagatttttttaaattatcgcttgacaaactcgagcctcgatctaaaagactatgaaaaggctcataatcataggacgatgcatggtataatattatggtagtgatgatgatgatgaatataatttgcatagtagcatatgctttccgtccttaaaacaacgccgaaactcccaaactcgtatctataaagaatcaggagttctctcagcaccttccgaaccacggtataccaggtatacctcggtgcaaaatcttacttgtttgtagcatatgcttagaatacttctcacgaaaccgaagtcaccacatgtttccccataaattttgaggagttccctcgattacttatggatccttcatcagatcaccatttttgtgaatataataccaaattgggatgataccctacataccaaaagaaaaattttgaaaatcggttaacaaacggtggagtaatcgttgaacataagaaaacgaacattacacctcccccattttgaagtcggttaaaattgtagcccatgtgttattctgatgtataagctatattattgtaaagtttcattaaaatccgttcaggagtttttgcgtgaaagagtaacaaacatccatacatccacacatccacacatctatacatccatacatccaaacaaactttcgcctttataatattagtaggattccAAAAAGCTTATGGAGAATTAGAGACCTGCCGTGAGTTCTTAGATCCTTTGAGATTTCAGATTTCGCACAAGTAGACgttacaattttatataatttaatttgacttttattttattgtaagccttaatttttttttatttcttcagaTTACATACATTTCTCCAGTAAAATTGAagattcaaaattcaaatttccGGCAAATAGACGTATCAGAAAACGTTAAATGGTATCCAAAATctggtaataattatttaaacataataatatattttttacataaaaatgttttggGAGCCACctgtataaaacatttttcgGGTCTTGAGACTCGGGAAAAATGTGGATTGTGTCAAATagtatacttattttttttttcttattatataaaaaataattttactactaATGAAACacttacttacctactttactTTTAGAGTTTTTTAGTGTAGAAAAAATTTTACGTGAGGAATCAGATGTAACAGAGTACATCCCTGCCATGCATTCCCAATACAgatttacaaaaaacacattgcTTTTAAAGATTGTGCAGGATTTAATGATGGATACGAATGAAAATTTCGATGCTGTTGTCGTAGAATGGGCGTACAATGATTTAGGATCTGGGtgtgtattattattaagaacAGAGAAAATCATtgttaactaaaatatattttatcgagCCAAAAAGTTTAAAGTGTgacacttagggtgggttgcaccaacttactttaactataactgtaactttaactatacatacttagctttaactataactacagtgcaaactatcaaatctttggttaaatatggcgtccttacgccatatttaacattaaccatagtaaattttcgtgaaaatttactatgtttctCAGTGACAATTATAACTAATATTTTTCCTGTTGACTTTTAcggataatttaattttttatactctcaatccCATTACCtgtagctttaataaaaaaataaacgcaacagacatctgtgaatttctgtggtcaaagttaagttagccttaactataaccataactttaacttgaaCCACGCCtatggtgcaacccagtcttaaaaaaattgttcatatttttttaggttttccAGTTTAAACCATGATgaaaataaagttcaattttgaatCTCTAGGTTTTACATAGATACTAGTTAAAATGCAACATTGCCTCGCATTGTACGTGTTCCTTTTGTGAGATATTTTAAGCGCGAGTCAGAACGTGCATACAGGgtgtttcttaattttttatagttttgataAACAACTATTTCCTATTACAGATTAGCTACAGTTTTTAACTGTCCACTGATCTGGTCATCGTCTCATCCACCCCACACTCTAGTTCTGTCCCTGATAGACGAACATCTGAACCCTGCTTACACATTTCACGCACATTCGAAATATCGATCTTTTACTTTTACCGAGCGTGTCCGTCAGCTGTGGAAAGTTGTCGAAGCTAGATTTTATCTGTGGTAagtgtttttgtttatttgGAATGAATAGGCCCTAACAAGACAAATGATGCAATGGGGCtaccgttttttttttgctcacTAGATTGCGCAACTCTCGACTAAGGTCCGAACTCCAAAGTATAGCTATTAAAGACTTTATAACAATCTGGAattccatttatttatttaattaaatttaaataataccccctttacttttgcaatttttttaatacgattattatttattttcttaatttcgCTCTCAAAGCATTTACATTGATCGctaaataatacttttgggGATAATTTTACGAAGGAGATTGCTTTTCAACAGGTgaattgtataaataataatttttgccACGAAAACCGCTTAAACTAGTACAAAATAGACGTTTTTGGACCTCGCGCGATACTAGCGCCTTTAGCGGAAAATTCACGCAGTAGCCCATTGGATACAAGTACAAAAGAGACTATTGGTTCCTCCAGGAATCAGGATGCTATTGGATGGTGCATTCGCGAACAAAACCCTGCATaactttgtattttaaactataGTTTCGGAGTAAATGTTTTCGTTACTAcaagaaaataatatgtttaaatctttttagGTCACGCAAAAAAGAACACGAGCTAatgtttcaaaaagtttttgggCCAGCTATATTGAAAAGAGGCCGTCAAGTCCCATCTTACGAGGAAGTACGGTACAACGCATCCTTGGTCCTGGGAAATGGAAACATAGTAACGAGCGATCCATTTCCAATACCGAATAACTACAAGGATATCGGAGGATATCACatttttaattacaacaaaTCTTTACCACAGGTAAAATGGTAACTTGTGACTATAAACTACGTCTATCTGTAGCTTATATTTGCATAAGTTTCTTATTGAGCTTTTTTATCCTGTTGCTATCACCAATTATTGGTATTCCCAGACTGATCAAATTATCTCTTCAGAATTTGCAGGATATTTTGGATAATTCAAGAAACGGGGTAATATATTTCAGCTTGGGTTCCATTCTTAAAGTTTCAAGCATGTCGAATAATCTTCAGAAAGCGATTTTAGAAGTTTTGAGCAACACAAATCGTGAAGTGATATTTAATTCAGACGTAACGTTTTCAAATGTGgctcaaaatattaatatagtcAACTACGCACCGcagttaaatattttaggtaagtttaatgttattaagtagatctattaaaaaaaaggttatgtttgaccgacttccaaacaggaaaATGCACGTGTGTCAGTACATgcatctatattatattatatttacacatTTTTTTCGAACTGCACAAAAACGAAACACGCTGTATAGTGTCGTAGTTAAGGATCTGTGTTTTCAGCTCATCCAAATTGCGTACTATTCGTCACCCATTCTGGTCTTCTGTCTTTAACTGAGGCGTTATACTATGGAGTACCAGTGATCGGAGTACCATTTTTCGCTGATCAATACAATAATATCAACAAAGTGGCTGATTTGGGATATGGAAAGCAAGCTTATCTAGATGTGGAATCAGCTGGTAATCTTCAAGAAGTTATGGCGGAAAGTTTGGATAACCCAAAGTAAGTTGCAGAAAAAACCATACGACTGGTGTCCATTCCAGATTGTAATAGGCTTTTTGGACATCTATAATGTTATATCCTATGAAGTGTGACTCTCTGTTGGGTCTGCCTTTTATTTGTTTACACTTTAAACGCCGCGCTGAACTAATTTGGATGAAAACTGGTATAACAATGACTTGACGTAAATTAGTCctgaaagaagaaaaaggaAGGATATAGAATGTTTTTTTATCCCAATAATAATGTATGGTTTCCGTATATAACAAAGTTGCAGCCTATCTAGTTGTTATATTTTACGTTTTAGGTATCGACAACGCGCCAAAAAACTATCAAAGATATATCATCATAAACTAGTAAACCCCGGGAAAAAGCTAGTCCACTGGATAGAACATGTTATACTTTCTGGTGGGGCTCCGCATTTGAGATCACACTCGCTGAAGGTAGAATATTACAAGAAGCTTTATCTGGATCTATTAGGAGTCATTTTCTTGGCCCCCACTGCAATTATAGTCTTAATCAAATACATTTTAAGTCTACGAAAAGTAATTGAAGTtagaataaaaacaaaaaccgtTTGAGTCTACATAAAAGttttttccattaaaaaaaaaaccagccaaatgcgagttggactcgcccataaagggttctgcagcagcaataaggtttatttttatgaaattaaaaggtttttaatttatttttatatctcagttaatttaatgaaagttaatttaaggtttaccatttaagaCGTATAAAAACTGTGTCACACTGTGTCTTCAGAGTCGGCCACGCACACTTTCTTACGCCTGTCAAATGTGTGCGTGCGTTACACCGTGTAAAACTGTTACACGGTGTAACAGTCAG
Above is a genomic segment from Aricia agestis chromosome 18, ilAriAges1.1, whole genome shotgun sequence containing:
- the LOC121736194 gene encoding UDP-glycosyltransferase UGT5-like, encoding MFQKVFGPAILKRGRQVPSYEEVRYNASLVLGNGNIVTSDPFPIPNNYKDIGGYHIFNYNKSLPQNLQDILDNSRNGVIYFSLGSILKVSSMSNNLQKAILEVLSNTNREVIFNSDVTFSNVAQNINIVNYAPQLNILAHPNCVLFVTHSGLLSLTEALYYGVPVIGVPFFADQYNNINKVADLGYGKQAYLDVESAGNLQEVMAESLDNPKYRQRAKKLSKIYHHKLVNPGKKLVHWIEHVILSGGAPHLRSHSLKK
- the LOC121736193 gene encoding UDP-glycosyltransferase UGT5-like, with amino-acid sequence MSLIRHALLIFSILKLCSAYNILVFFSIPVKSHTILGEGYVKHLLDAGHNVTFITPIECNLQHPRLRQIDISENLNLYPLYLFNAQSIMAKELDLSDFPGSINFQIGFTQATLLMKPIQNLINDENEKFDTVVVEWMYNELGSGLAAVFDCPLIWSSSMSPHTFVLSLLGEFINPAYTFHLHTTERLYSFAERVRQLWKSMHTRYYIWSMTDHHEKIYQNIFGPAILKRGRKPPSYDEVRYNASLMLGNGNVVSSDSFPLPKNYKDIGGYHIIDVDKPLPENLKQIMDKAANGVIYLSFGSVLRVSSMSENYRNSILDVLKNTNRTVIWIADVNLPNLPENVHMMKWAPQLSILAHPNCILFITHAGLLSLTEAIYFGVPVIGVPFFADQFYNIDKAAEAGFGRKCVLDGISTENLKIAIEDVLENPRYLERAKQLSDTYHHRLASPGKELVYWIEHVIRTNGAPHLRSNSLKVEWYKIYYLDLLAVIVLVFILIILVLKRILSLLNKNEIKSKIN